A stretch of the Pan paniscus chromosome 2, NHGRI_mPanPan1-v2.0_pri, whole genome shotgun sequence genome encodes the following:
- the LOC100979093 gene encoding LOW QUALITY PROTEIN: transcription factor AP-2 gamma-like (The sequence of the model RefSeq protein was modified relative to this genomic sequence to represent the inferred CDS: substituted 1 base at 1 genomic stop codon), whose translation MSFQFLRDRHNGSSNGNPRVPHLSSAGQHLYSPAPPLSHTGVAEYQPPPYFPPPYQQLAYSQSADPYSHLGEAYAAAINPLHQPAPTGSQQQAWPGRQSQEGAGLPSHHGRPAGLLPHLSGLEAGAVSAGRDAHRRSDLLLPHAHALDAAGLAENLGLHDMPHXMDEVQNVDDQHLLLHDQTVIRKGPISMTKNSLNLPCQKELVGAVMNPTEVFRSVPGRLSLLSSTSKYKVTVAEVQRRLSPPECLNASLLGGVLRRAKSKNGGRSLREKLDKVGLNLPAGRRKAAHVTLLTSLVEGEAVHLARDFAYVCEAEFPGKPVAEYLTRPHLGGRNEMAARKNMLLAAQQLCKEFTELLSQDRTPHGTSRLAPVLETNIQNCLSHFSLITHGFGSQAICAAVSALQNYIKEALIVIDKSYMNPGDQSPADSNKTLEKMEKHRK comes from the coding sequence ATGAGCTTCCAGTTCCTACGGGATCGCCACAACGGGAGCAGCAATGGGAATCCGCGAGTCCCCCACCTCTCCTCCGCCGGGCAGCACCTCTACAGCCCCGCGCCACCCCTCTCCCACACTGGAGTCGCCGAGTATCAGCCGCCACCCTACTTTCCCCCTCCCTACCAGCAGCTGGCCTACTCCCAGTCGGCCGACCCCTACTCGCATCTGGGGGAAGCGTACGCCGCCGCCATCAACCCCCTGCACCAGCCGGCGCCCACAGGCAGCCAGCAGCAGGCCTGGCCCGGCCGCCAGAGCCAGGAGGGAGCGGGGCTGCCCTCGCACCACGGGCGCCCGGCCGGCCTGCTGCCCCACCTCTCCGGGCTGGAGGCGGGCGCGGTGAGCGCCGGCAGGGATGCCCACCGCCGCTCCGACCTGCTGCTGCCACACGCACACGCCCTGGATGCCGCGGGCCTGGCCGAGAACCTGGGGCTCCACGACATGCCTCACTAGATGGACGAGGTGCAGAATGTCGACGACCAGCACCTGTTGCTGCACGATCAGACAGTCATTCGCAAAGGTCCCATTTCCATGACCAAGAACTCTCTGAACCTCCCCTGTCAGAAGGAGCTGGTGGGGGCCGTAATGAACCCCACTGAGGTCTTCCGCTCAGTCCCTGGAAGATTGTCGCTCCTCAGCTCTACGTCTAAATACAAAGTGACAGTGGCTGAAGTACAGAGGCGACTGTCCCCACCTGAATGCTTAAATGCCTCGTTACTGGGAGGTGTTCTGAGAAGAGCCAAATCGAAAAATGGAGGCCGGTCCTTGCGGGAGAAGTTGGACAAGGTTGGGTTGAATCTTCCGGCTGGGAGACGGAAAGCCGCTCATGTGACTCTCCTGACATCCTTAGTAGAAGGTGAAGCTGTTCATTTGGCTAGGGACTTTGCCTATGTCTGTGAAGCCGAATTTCCTGGTAAACCAGTGGCAGAATACTTAACCAGACCTCATCTTGGAGGACGAAATGAGATGGCAGCTAGGAAGAACATGCTATTGGCGGCCCAGCAACTGTGTAAAGAATTCACAGAACTTCTCAGCCAAGACCGGACACCCCATGGGACCAGCAGGCTCGCCCCAGTCTTGGAGACGAACATACAGAACTGCTTGTCTCATTTCAGCCTGATTACCCACGGGTTTGGCAGCCAGGCCATCTGTGCCGCGGTGTCTGCCCTGCAGAACTACATCAAAGAAGCCCTGATTGTCATAGACAAATCCTACATGAACCCTGGAGACCAGAGTCCAGCTGATTCTAACAAAACCCTGGAGAAAATGGAGAAGCACAGGAAATAA